Proteins from a single region of Candidatus Cetobacterium colombiensis:
- a CDS encoding cold shock domain-containing protein, which translates to MKGTVKWFNEEKGFGFITGEDGKDVFAHFSQIKKDGFKSLKENEEVEFDVVKGDRGLQAENIVSR; encoded by the coding sequence ATGAAAGGTACAGTTAAATGGTTTAACGAAGAAAAAGGATTTGGATTTATCACTGGTGAGGATGGAAAGGATGTATTCGCACACTTCTCTCAAATCAAGAAAGATGGATTTAAATCATTAAAAGAAAATGAAGAAGTTGAATTCGATGTTGTTAAAGGTGACAGAGGATTACAAGCTGAAAATATCGTATCAAGATAA